One part of the Acidobacteriota bacterium genome encodes these proteins:
- a CDS encoding toxin-antitoxin system HicB family antitoxin, whose translation MRRSASKSVSGRFLLRLQAQVHARLRATARGLGISLNEYCARRLSVPGPTLLIDEGARAAVEWSLAQFSERLIGVLVFGSYARGNAAATSDVDLLVVVDSSIPLSRALYREWDADPPAYFGIGALSIDPHFVHIPADVRTMPGAWCEAAIDGVVLFERDGALTRHLAAVRGDIATGRLVRRSVHGQPYWTVAA comes from the coding sequence ATGCGACGGTCTGCCTCGAAATCGGTATCTGGGCGTTTCCTGCTGCGATTACAGGCACAGGTCCACGCGCGCCTCCGGGCCACCGCGCGAGGCCTCGGCATCTCGTTGAACGAATACTGCGCCCGCCGCTTGAGTGTGCCGGGACCCACGTTGTTGATCGACGAAGGGGCTCGGGCGGCGGTTGAGTGGTCGCTCGCGCAGTTTTCCGAGAGACTTATCGGTGTTCTCGTGTTTGGCTCGTACGCCAGAGGCAACGCGGCCGCCACGTCGGATGTCGACCTCCTCGTGGTCGTCGACAGTTCGATTCCGCTTTCGCGAGCCCTGTACCGTGAGTGGGACGCTGATCCGCCGGCGTACTTCGGAATCGGGGCACTTAGTATCGATCCGCACTTCGTCCATATTCCAGCCGATGTCCGGACCATGCCGGGCGCCTGGTGCGAAGCGGCCATCGACGGCGTCGTATTGTTCGAGCGTGATGGCGCACTGACGCGCCACCTGGCCGCGGTGCGGGGCGACATCGCGACCGGCCGCCTGGTGCGGCGCTCGGTCCATGGCCAGCCCTACTGGACGGTGGCAGCCTGA
- a CDS encoding ATP synthase F0 subunit B — MLPDLSVLWVIAAILVLAVILDRWLFKPVLRVIRERETAVQSAMQMAEDATAKAKAASAEFDAKMGVARADLYKQLDERRKAGDAYRTELIAKTRGEVDKTLADARTQLDAQVAQARTTLERDADQLGREIADKVLGRTN; from the coding sequence GTGCTTCCGGACTTGTCCGTCCTCTGGGTCATCGCAGCCATCCTGGTGTTGGCGGTCATTCTCGACCGTTGGCTGTTCAAGCCCGTTTTGCGCGTGATTCGTGAGCGCGAGACGGCTGTCCAGTCGGCGATGCAGATGGCGGAAGACGCAACCGCAAAAGCGAAAGCCGCGAGCGCCGAATTTGACGCCAAGATGGGCGTGGCACGGGCCGATCTCTACAAGCAGTTGGACGAGCGCCGCAAGGCCGGCGATGCCTACCGCACCGAGTTGATAGCGAAAACGCGGGGCGAGGTTGATAAGACGCTCGCCGACGCGCGCACACAGCTCGACGCACAGGTGGCCCAGGCCAGGACCACGCTCGAACGGGACGCGGACCAGCTTGGACGCGAAATCGCAGACAAGGTGCTTGGGCGCACGAACTGA
- a CDS encoding ParA family protein: MGRILAVANQKGGVGKTTTAINLGASLALADQRVLLVDADPQCNLTSGVGLKGQHTAAGNIYDAMLVDEVTNPASFVLSTSITGLFAIPADRNLAGAEIELVSVLARESRLRRIVQPLRQQYDYILIDCPPSLGLLTLNALVACDAVLIPLHCEYFALEGLADLVSTLKRVRAVLNPALDIEGVVLTMYDDRTNLGQQVSRDVREFFKEKVFHTVIPRNVRLGEAPSHGMPVILYDVKSRGAEAYVSLAREMLARNGRAPHAAAASQ; the protein is encoded by the coding sequence ATGGGAAGAATCCTCGCTGTCGCTAACCAGAAGGGTGGCGTCGGCAAAACCACAACGGCCATCAACCTCGGCGCATCGCTTGCCCTCGCCGACCAGCGCGTCCTCCTCGTTGACGCCGACCCGCAGTGCAATCTCACCAGCGGTGTCGGCCTCAAAGGTCAGCACACAGCGGCCGGCAACATCTACGACGCGATGCTGGTAGACGAAGTCACCAATCCGGCCTCGTTTGTGCTGTCCACCAGTATCACCGGGCTCTTCGCCATTCCCGCGGATCGAAATCTCGCTGGCGCCGAAATCGAACTGGTGTCCGTCCTCGCTCGCGAATCGCGACTCCGCCGTATCGTCCAGCCGCTTCGCCAGCAATACGACTACATCCTGATCGACTGTCCGCCCTCGCTCGGCCTGTTGACGCTCAATGCGCTCGTCGCCTGCGACGCCGTGCTCATTCCGCTTCACTGCGAGTACTTCGCGCTCGAGGGCCTGGCCGATCTCGTCAGCACGCTCAAGCGCGTCCGCGCCGTGCTCAATCCCGCGCTCGACATCGAGGGAGTGGTGTTGACGATGTACGACGACCGGACGAATCTGGGACAGCAGGTCTCGCGCGATGTGCGCGAGTTCTTCAAGGAGAAGGTGTTCCACACAGTCATTCCGCGCAACGTGCGGCTCGGCGAAGCGCCCAGCCACGGCATGCCCGTGATTCTGTACGACGTCAAATCGCGCGGGGCAGAGGCGTACGTCTCGCTCGCACGCGAAATGCTGGCCCGCAACGGCCGCGCGCCCCATGCCGCGGCTGCCAGCCAATAG
- a CDS encoding HEPN domain-containing protein, whose translation MRNRDLASDHVRRAEARLRALDVLFDAESWADVVRESQEVVELALKGLLRAAGVEPPRIHDVADVLEAERDRIPEALRPDIPRLAAVSRALRRDRELAFYGAEDLTPSDFYRKGDATDARESARLVVKLVRPHVPVSQ comes from the coding sequence ATGCGAAATCGAGATCTCGCGAGCGATCACGTGCGCCGGGCGGAAGCCAGGCTGCGCGCGCTTGACGTGTTGTTCGACGCCGAGAGCTGGGCCGACGTCGTCCGCGAGTCGCAGGAAGTGGTGGAGCTCGCCCTCAAGGGTCTGCTGCGGGCGGCCGGCGTCGAGCCGCCGCGCATCCACGACGTCGCCGACGTGCTCGAGGCCGAACGTGACCGGATTCCAGAGGCGCTCCGGCCGGACATTCCACGACTGGCCGCGGTCTCGCGCGCCCTACGCCGCGATCGGGAACTGGCCTTCTACGGTGCCGAGGACCTAACGCCCTCCGATTTCTATCGGAAGGGCGATGCGACAGACGCTCGCGAGTCGGCCCGCCTGGTCGTGAAGCTCGTGCGACCGCACGTGCCGGTCAGCCAGTAG
- the atpH gene encoding ATP synthase F1 subunit delta: MTARTSAARYARALLDVALAEADPQVVEQQLAAVADLFRGHADLWKVMTNPAVPTTQKQGIVSAMLPKLELTPVLNKLLTMMAGRDRIALLPDLIEAYRSRLMDHQKVVRAQVTSAVALPPDRVQKLEASLGALTGRKVLMTTATDPTVLGGVVTRIGSTVYDGSVKRQLEKMRERIGRSA; encoded by the coding sequence ATGACAGCACGAACCAGCGCAGCACGATACGCCCGGGCATTACTCGATGTCGCCCTTGCGGAAGCCGATCCGCAGGTGGTTGAACAGCAGCTCGCCGCGGTGGCCGATCTGTTCCGCGGTCACGCCGACCTGTGGAAAGTGATGACCAATCCCGCCGTGCCCACCACGCAGAAGCAGGGCATCGTCTCCGCGATGCTGCCGAAGCTCGAGCTGACTCCGGTGCTCAACAAGTTGCTGACGATGATGGCCGGCCGCGACCGCATCGCGCTGCTTCCGGATTTGATCGAGGCGTACCGCAGCCGGTTGATGGATCATCAGAAGGTTGTTCGGGCGCAGGTCACCTCCGCCGTAGCATTGCCGCCGGATCGCGTTCAGAAACTGGAAGCCAGTCTGGGCGCGCTCACGGGCCGAAAGGTGCTGATGACGACGGCCACCGACCCCACCGTGCTGGGCGGCGTCGTCACGCGCATCGGCAGCACGGTGTACGACGGAAGCGTGAAGCGGCAACTCGAGAAGATGCGGGAGCGAATTGGACGTTCCGCGTAA
- the selD gene encoding selenide, water dikinase SelD — MAKRLTEMVSCSGUASKLAAGELAQVLSDIPAQQDDRILIDFRTADDAGVYKWAAGPALVQTVDFFTPIVDDPYTYGQIAAANALSDIYAMGGRPLTALAIAGFPKKDFDAATIRAVFRGGFDKLREAGVALLGGHTVQDNEIKFGYAVTGEIDPSRVLSNAGARPGDKLFLTKAIGTGVVGTAIKAGRATESVVSAATRSMVQLNRDAADTLRALPAGWVHACTDITGFGLIGHASEVAIASHVTLRLEARKVPILTGALTLAADSKSGGMRSNLDHFEARVRIADGLDPNLVLLLFDPQTSGGLLIAAAAEHAAAVDKALTRAGVVAMRIGEALPEGDRLLKIV; from the coding sequence ATGGCAAAGCGTCTGACCGAGATGGTCTCCTGCTCGGGTTGAGCGAGCAAACTCGCCGCAGGCGAGCTCGCTCAGGTCCTGAGCGACATTCCCGCGCAGCAAGATGACCGCATCCTGATCGACTTCCGGACCGCGGACGACGCTGGTGTGTACAAGTGGGCTGCTGGCCCTGCGCTGGTTCAGACGGTTGATTTCTTCACGCCGATCGTCGACGACCCATACACCTACGGCCAGATTGCCGCCGCCAACGCGCTGAGCGATATCTATGCGATGGGTGGGCGCCCACTGACCGCGCTCGCGATCGCAGGATTCCCGAAGAAGGATTTTGACGCGGCCACCATCCGCGCCGTCTTTCGGGGAGGCTTCGACAAGCTTCGCGAGGCGGGCGTGGCACTACTTGGCGGCCACACGGTTCAGGATAACGAGATCAAGTTCGGCTACGCCGTCACTGGCGAAATTGATCCGTCGCGGGTGCTGTCGAATGCCGGCGCCAGACCCGGCGACAAGCTTTTTCTCACCAAGGCCATCGGCACCGGCGTCGTAGGCACCGCGATCAAGGCAGGCCGCGCAACGGAATCCGTCGTGTCGGCTGCGACCAGATCGATGGTGCAGTTGAACCGCGATGCCGCGGACACACTCCGCGCGCTGCCCGCTGGCTGGGTGCATGCCTGTACGGACATAACAGGCTTCGGCCTGATTGGGCATGCGAGCGAAGTCGCGATCGCGAGCCACGTCACGCTCAGACTCGAAGCCCGCAAGGTGCCGATTCTCACCGGGGCGTTGACGCTGGCCGCCGACAGCAAGTCCGGAGGGATGCGCAGCAACCTCGACCACTTCGAGGCGCGCGTGCGCATCGCCGACGGGCTCGACCCGAACCTCGTCCTGTTGTTGTTCGATCCGCAGACATCGGGCGGGTTGCTGATTGCCGCCGCCGCCGAACACGCCGCCGCGGTCGACAAAGCGCTTACCCGTGCCGGCGTCGTCGCGATGCGAATCGGGGAAGCGCTGCCAGAAGGCGACCGCCTGCTCAAAATCGTCTAA
- a CDS encoding ParB/RepB/Spo0J family partition protein, whose protein sequence is MPEKRPALGRGLGALIGEPLSLAVPTAGAPFEVEIAQLSPNQYQPRSRADEAGLDDLTRSIKTSGVIQPIVVRRAGGAYQIIAGERRWRAAKRAGLMTVPVVVRDVPDDHDQKLLEWALIENIQRENLNPIEEAKAYRRLADEFHLKQEDIAAAVGKDRSSVANYLRLLKLPADVQDDVSAGRLSMGHARALLALETELAQRTFARDIVARSLSVRETEQVVTRALTTPAGDAKKGAAVRGVDVHTRAAQDKMRMALGTNVDIIRRGKGGVIRIAFKNEDELQRLYEALTER, encoded by the coding sequence ATGCCAGAGAAACGACCCGCGCTCGGTAGGGGACTCGGCGCTCTGATTGGTGAACCGCTCTCGTTGGCAGTACCGACGGCCGGCGCGCCGTTCGAAGTCGAGATCGCCCAACTCTCGCCAAACCAGTATCAGCCGCGCTCGCGCGCAGACGAGGCGGGGCTCGACGATCTGACGCGCTCGATCAAAACCAGCGGCGTCATCCAGCCCATCGTCGTCCGACGCGCAGGCGGCGCGTACCAGATCATTGCTGGTGAACGCCGGTGGCGCGCCGCGAAGCGGGCCGGCCTCATGACGGTCCCGGTTGTGGTGCGCGACGTGCCCGACGACCACGATCAGAAACTGCTCGAGTGGGCGCTCATTGAGAACATCCAGCGCGAGAACCTCAATCCCATCGAGGAGGCGAAAGCGTATCGGCGACTGGCCGACGAGTTTCATCTCAAACAGGAAGACATCGCAGCGGCTGTCGGCAAGGACCGATCCTCGGTTGCCAACTATCTGCGCCTGCTCAAACTGCCGGCCGACGTGCAGGACGACGTGTCGGCCGGACGGCTCAGCATGGGTCACGCGCGGGCGCTGCTCGCGCTCGAAACAGAGTTGGCCCAGCGCACATTCGCCCGCGACATTGTCGCGCGCAGTCTCTCGGTGCGGGAAACAGAACAGGTGGTCACGCGAGCGCTGACCACGCCTGCTGGAGACGCGAAGAAGGGCGCGGCCGTGCGCGGCGTCGACGTTCACACCCGTGCGGCGCAGGACAAGATGCGGATGGCGCTTGGCACAAACGTGGACATCATCCGCCGCGGAAAGGGCGGCGTGATTCGGATCGCGTTCAAGAACGAGGACGAACTGCAGCGCCTTTACGAGGCACTGACGGAGCGTTGA